The following coding sequences are from one Natrarchaeobaculum sulfurireducens window:
- a CDS encoding MBL fold metallo-hydrolase, whose translation MIQSDWGDWLVRDVEDASPEGVAIWYLGCNGFVLKGQEGTTIFIDPYVGLGDPPRTVRMIPVPFDPTDVTDAAAVFATHEHTDHVHGPSQAPILENTDATFYGPDDSLAVARDDESWAEEWDLEDDQFVDVTEGDVIEVGEFTIHVEDANDPDATHPVSYVFEHDAGTVFHGGDTKPSNEFDRIGQEYDLDLGILAFGTVGQIPDKETREPKRTQWYNDENQVVEAASALELDRLVPSHWDMWKGLTSDPKVLHHHAKSFEYPERLEIVEIGDRIDLE comes from the coding sequence ATGATTCAGAGCGACTGGGGAGACTGGCTCGTTCGTGACGTCGAAGACGCGTCGCCCGAGGGCGTGGCGATCTGGTATCTCGGCTGTAACGGCTTCGTACTCAAGGGACAAGAGGGAACGACGATCTTCATCGACCCGTACGTCGGACTCGGCGATCCGCCACGGACCGTCCGCATGATTCCAGTACCGTTCGACCCGACGGACGTCACCGACGCCGCTGCCGTCTTCGCCACACACGAACACACCGACCACGTCCACGGCCCGAGCCAGGCACCGATCCTCGAGAACACGGATGCGACGTTCTACGGCCCCGACGACAGCCTTGCAGTCGCGCGCGACGACGAATCGTGGGCTGAGGAGTGGGATCTCGAGGACGACCAGTTCGTCGACGTTACCGAGGGAGATGTCATCGAAGTCGGCGAGTTCACTATCCACGTCGAGGACGCGAACGATCCCGACGCGACCCACCCCGTGAGCTACGTCTTCGAACACGACGCCGGGACCGTCTTCCACGGCGGCGATACGAAGCCGAGCAACGAGTTCGACCGGATTGGACAGGAGTACGACCTCGACCTCGGGATTCTCGCGTTCGGCACCGTCGGTCAGATCCCGGACAAAGAGACGCGCGAACCGAAGCGGACGCAGTGGTACAACGACGAGAATCAGGTCGTCGAGGCCGCGTCGGCGCTCGAGCTGGATCGACTGGTGCCAAGCCACTGGGACATGTGGAAGGGACTGACGTCCGACCCGAAAGTGCTCCACCACCACGCAAAGAGCTTCGAGTACCCGGAGCGACTCGAGATCGTCGAGATCGGAGACCGGATCGACCTCGAGTGA
- a CDS encoding DUF7139 domain-containing protein, translated as MAADPPENGRLFALYRRYIGEPEDRTDVYLGFGLFLGGIGLALVGLVLFLWSTTLELRSDAYFAWVTPAYALVMVALPVTMLGIVVLLPSERRMLYTSIAGTAVTIGATIGFLTVYPEHWNFMQDTDYTVEVTATYAVGLAGLTAATGAALIAHYLDMARRADVATLEDDEDDVESESYSDEEIQRDIDEAMEGVELSWGGVEKTEHTRLEFSGNEFDDVDVDVPAAKTTRSSGVDAQVAGLKGLKGGDSKTTTSSDTVDDQTAKLKELREQQRVEELATADPDPGFLSSAVDRVRSLLGRK; from the coding sequence ATGGCAGCGGATCCGCCCGAAAACGGACGCCTCTTTGCCCTCTATCGCCGATACATCGGCGAGCCGGAGGACAGAACCGACGTCTACCTCGGTTTCGGACTGTTCCTCGGCGGCATCGGACTGGCACTCGTGGGGCTGGTACTGTTTCTCTGGAGTACGACCCTCGAACTCAGATCGGATGCGTACTTCGCCTGGGTGACGCCCGCGTACGCGCTCGTGATGGTCGCCCTTCCCGTTACGATGCTCGGCATCGTCGTCTTACTTCCGTCGGAACGCCGGATGCTCTATACGTCGATCGCGGGGACGGCCGTGACGATCGGGGCTACCATCGGGTTCCTCACTGTGTATCCCGAGCACTGGAACTTCATGCAGGACACCGACTACACCGTCGAGGTAACGGCGACCTACGCCGTCGGGCTTGCCGGCCTCACCGCCGCGACGGGAGCGGCGCTGATCGCCCACTACCTCGATATGGCCCGACGCGCTGACGTCGCCACCCTCGAGGACGACGAAGACGACGTCGAATCCGAGTCGTACTCCGACGAAGAAATCCAGCGGGACATCGACGAAGCGATGGAGGGCGTCGAACTCTCCTGGGGCGGCGTCGAGAAAACCGAACACACCCGCCTCGAGTTCTCCGGGAACGAGTTCGACGACGTCGACGTCGACGTGCCGGCGGCGAAGACGACCCGTTCGTCCGGCGTCGACGCCCAGGTCGCCGGTCTCAAGGGGCTAAAAGGCGGCGACTCGAAGACGACCACCTCGAGCGACACGGTCGACGACCAGACCGCGAAACTGAAAGAGCTACGCGAACAGCAACGGGTCGAAGAACTCGCGACGGCCGACCCTGATCCGGGCTTTCTCTCGAGCGCCGTCGATCGAGTTCGGTCTCTCCTGGGCCGGAAGTAA
- a CDS encoding AAA family ATPase — MSNTADTGDVIEVSTDGLTVRKSFTADEFPVPAIQFEIESSRDEQVAFRLSEDIPEDFPMDKVGFHPDYHSDDWTAFQDNHVEFTGTVDPDAVLVTVYGIRIDDESDAATFLTEPTIVEVSSEDDDRSDANEVEEGVIESIVTEDRNQPVKDMLSGQSEAVPGLDADEETNEVVSFDDEAEDLELDLGDVDPNPVDPLDSDAASDDDDAPDIDLGFSDDQIPEPDDGPDALEPTETDDEESADSLDVDQSETLELELEETVGDGLDETDDTLDEAVDTDEMDAETAEAEPKAKSEAEDEIEPELDDGVETPSIAEEGDERDGLEEPTSETTADDAAPVGSLEDGSLVAQLAAEIRADAVDDDDLAVLSAELEGDGATLEQVKFNHLQSRVEEVAAYADALEEFLGEHGTGQKLITGFRTDLLELQETVEAMDDRLEKTARLAGGADDRIEAVEAEVQTLTEWSTDLETEVESVETAVDAVTEDVGSVEDQIDTVESDVDTRLEETEGAVVDVEETVENLRTDVDSVEGAVETVETDVNELSGTVDDLSGTVVTVDETVDDLEGGINDLEGKVVDVDESVDNLEGDVDDLEADLEDVEADLASVQEDVTDLQNWREQLGSMFADN, encoded by the coding sequence ATGAGTAACACCGCCGACACGGGCGACGTGATCGAGGTCAGTACTGACGGTTTGACCGTCAGGAAATCGTTCACGGCGGACGAGTTCCCGGTACCTGCGATCCAGTTCGAGATCGAGTCCAGCCGAGACGAACAGGTAGCGTTTCGTCTCTCCGAGGACATCCCCGAGGATTTCCCGATGGACAAAGTCGGATTCCACCCCGACTACCATAGCGACGACTGGACCGCGTTCCAGGATAATCACGTCGAGTTCACCGGAACAGTCGACCCCGACGCCGTACTTGTCACGGTCTATGGCATCCGCATCGACGACGAAAGCGACGCAGCGACGTTTCTGACCGAGCCGACGATCGTCGAGGTCAGTTCGGAGGACGACGACAGATCTGACGCCAACGAAGTCGAAGAGGGCGTCATCGAGAGCATCGTCACCGAAGATCGGAATCAACCCGTCAAGGACATGCTCTCCGGCCAGTCCGAAGCGGTCCCAGGGCTCGATGCCGACGAAGAGACGAACGAGGTCGTCTCCTTCGATGATGAGGCCGAGGACCTCGAGTTAGATCTCGGTGACGTCGACCCCAACCCCGTCGATCCGCTCGACTCCGACGCAGCGTCCGACGACGATGATGCGCCGGACATCGACCTCGGGTTCAGCGACGACCAAATTCCCGAACCTGACGACGGGCCGGACGCACTCGAGCCAACGGAAACGGACGACGAGGAGTCGGCCGACAGCCTCGACGTCGATCAGAGTGAAACGCTCGAACTCGAACTCGAAGAGACGGTTGGCGATGGCCTTGACGAGACAGACGACACACTCGATGAGGCTGTAGACACCGACGAGATGGATGCTGAGACAGCCGAAGCTGAGCCGAAAGCAAAGTCCGAAGCAGAAGACGAGATAGAACCCGAACTCGACGACGGAGTCGAGACGCCCTCGATCGCAGAAGAAGGCGACGAGCGGGACGGACTCGAAGAGCCGACCAGCGAGACAACGGCCGACGACGCAGCCCCCGTCGGGTCGCTCGAGGACGGATCGCTCGTCGCCCAACTCGCTGCCGAGATCAGAGCCGATGCCGTCGACGACGACGATCTGGCGGTACTCAGTGCCGAACTCGAGGGAGACGGCGCGACGCTCGAGCAAGTGAAATTCAACCACCTCCAATCGCGGGTCGAGGAGGTAGCCGCCTACGCGGACGCGTTAGAGGAGTTCCTTGGAGAACACGGTACTGGCCAGAAACTCATCACTGGGTTCCGGACGGACTTACTCGAGCTTCAAGAGACGGTCGAGGCGATGGACGATCGACTCGAAAAAACAGCGCGCCTCGCTGGCGGTGCTGACGACCGGATCGAGGCCGTCGAAGCCGAAGTTCAGACGCTCACCGAGTGGTCGACCGACCTCGAAACGGAGGTCGAGTCCGTTGAAACAGCTGTCGATGCCGTAACCGAAGACGTTGGGTCCGTCGAGGACCAAATCGACACCGTCGAGTCCGACGTCGATACTCGCCTCGAAGAGACAGAAGGAGCCGTCGTGGACGTAGAAGAGACGGTCGAGAACCTGAGAACCGACGTCGACAGTGTCGAAGGAGCGGTCGAAACCGTAGAAACGGACGTCAACGAGCTCTCCGGGACCGTCGACGATCTCAGTGGAACCGTCGTCACCGTAGATGAAACCGTCGACGACCTCGAGGGCGGCATCAACGACCTCGAAGGGAAAGTCGTCGACGTGGACGAAAGCGTCGACAATCTCGAGGGCGATGTCGACGATCTCGAAGCCGACCTCGAGGACGTCGAGGCTGACCTCGCGTCCGTTCAGGAAGACGTAACCGATCTCCAGAACTGGCGGGAGCAGCTTGGCTCGATGTTCGCTGACAACTGA
- a CDS encoding tyrosine-type recombinase/integrase has translation MTESRQRQNTVEYFLQDIEHHGRNERTADAYRRVLSDYKAFLEARFGKTPTDASYRDCMAYVHELRTTHSKSTVATYASYLNRFYSYLVRVGHADENPMTVVLEEMNESIESNPTRRDVTLPQMRSFVTEIRHPLHRAIVVTLLKTGMRAGELCNLDLIDCHIDHEATTWQPRAHIAGRPDSLFVSAEHTYGEKSGGERRTASNKRKRETVVPVDEELRTALVRWLAVRPDTNFTGPSMAASEPLFVGTADSWGQRLTPHVVHHVVEKYAREYGWYRTGGGAAENVTPHYFRHFFTTHLRDRTGDRGIVQYLRGDVASDVIDTYTHNWGDRVRNTYLEHIYSLSV, from the coding sequence ATGACTGAGAGCCGACAGCGTCAGAACACGGTCGAGTACTTCCTTCAGGATATCGAACACCACGGTCGAAACGAGCGGACAGCTGACGCTTATCGCCGGGTGCTATCCGACTACAAGGCCTTTCTCGAAGCGCGATTCGGGAAGACGCCGACGGACGCGAGCTATCGGGACTGCATGGCCTACGTTCACGAGCTTCGGACCACACACTCGAAGAGTACGGTCGCGACGTACGCCTCGTATCTCAACCGGTTTTACAGTTACCTCGTTCGGGTCGGACACGCCGATGAGAACCCGATGACCGTCGTCCTAGAGGAGATGAACGAATCGATCGAGTCGAACCCGACCCGCAGGGACGTGACGCTCCCGCAGATGCGGTCGTTCGTCACCGAAATCCGCCACCCATTGCATCGGGCGATCGTCGTGACGCTGTTGAAAACCGGGATGCGAGCCGGCGAACTCTGCAATCTGGATCTGATCGACTGTCACATAGACCACGAGGCGACGACGTGGCAGCCGCGGGCGCATATCGCCGGGCGGCCGGATTCGCTGTTCGTCTCCGCCGAGCACACGTACGGCGAAAAATCCGGCGGTGAACGCCGGACCGCGTCGAACAAGCGAAAACGAGAGACCGTCGTCCCGGTCGACGAGGAACTACGGACAGCCCTCGTACGCTGGCTCGCCGTCCGCCCCGATACGAACTTCACGGGACCGTCGATGGCCGCTTCGGAGCCACTGTTCGTCGGAACGGCCGATAGCTGGGGACAGCGGCTTACGCCACACGTCGTCCACCACGTCGTCGAGAAGTACGCGAGAGAGTACGGCTGGTATCGAACAGGCGGCGGCGCCGCCGAGAACGTCACGCCCCACTACTTTCGACACTTCTTCACCACCCACCTCCGGGATCGGACGGGCGACCGTGGCATCGTCCAGTATCTCCGTGGTGACGTCGCCAGCGATGTGATCGATACATACACGCACAACTGGGGCGATCGTGTCCGCAATACTTATCTCGAGCACATCTACTCGTTGAGCGTCTGA
- a CDS encoding disk-shape morphogenesis protein volactin, with translation MAKGLDVGTMNILSAQQDGNDTVFVQQRNSFVEIEYSDMAEQMLSRSEVLHIRKDDKVYVVGDDALNFANIFNKETRRPMKAGILSNDEKSAIPMMKLIIEQVVGDPSYPGEKLYFSTPADPIDDDLSTLYHQKTIESFLNDMGYDAEPINEGMSVIYSELADNNFTGLGISFGAGMTNVCLAYYAVPVMKFSVARGGDWIDEQAARATGTPVDKVTSIKEDDFELDFTTDVGGVEGALSIYYENLLDYVIENIVSEVDDEDVEEGLDVPVVVTGGTSSPNGFEALFRDHLDDANIPFSISGVTHANEPLYSVARGGLVAARSDEDVEHEEEPAEADAPAE, from the coding sequence ATGGCCAAAGGCCTAGACGTCGGTACGATGAACATCCTGTCCGCACAGCAGGATGGGAACGATACGGTCTTCGTGCAACAGCGCAACTCCTTCGTCGAGATCGAGTACTCGGATATGGCCGAGCAGATGCTCTCGCGAAGCGAAGTACTCCACATTCGGAAGGACGACAAGGTGTACGTCGTTGGTGACGACGCCCTGAACTTTGCGAATATCTTTAACAAGGAGACTCGCCGTCCGATGAAAGCCGGGATCCTCTCGAACGACGAGAAGAGTGCGATCCCGATGATGAAGCTCATCATCGAACAGGTCGTCGGCGATCCGAGTTATCCTGGCGAGAAACTGTACTTCTCGACGCCGGCGGATCCGATCGACGACGATCTCTCGACGCTCTATCACCAGAAGACGATCGAGTCGTTCCTCAACGACATGGGCTACGACGCCGAACCCATCAACGAGGGGATGTCGGTCATCTACAGCGAACTGGCGGACAACAACTTCACCGGACTGGGTATCTCGTTCGGTGCCGGCATGACGAACGTCTGTCTGGCGTACTACGCCGTTCCCGTCATGAAGTTCTCCGTCGCCCGCGGTGGCGACTGGATCGACGAGCAGGCCGCTCGAGCGACCGGCACGCCGGTTGATAAGGTTACCTCGATCAAAGAGGACGACTTCGAACTCGACTTCACCACCGACGTCGGCGGCGTCGAGGGTGCGCTGTCGATCTACTACGAGAACCTACTGGATTACGTCATCGAGAACATCGTCTCGGAAGTCGACGACGAAGACGTCGAGGAGGGCCTCGACGTGCCGGTCGTCGTCACCGGCGGGACCTCGAGTCCGAACGGCTTCGAGGCGCTGTTCCGTGACCACCTCGACGATGCGAACATCCCGTTCTCGATCAGCGGCGTCACGCACGCCAACGAACCGTTGTACAGCGTCGCTCGCGGTGGCCTCGTCGCCGCTCGCTCCGACGAAGACGTCGAGCACGAAGAAGAGCCAGCGGAAGCCGACGCACCGGCCGAATAA
- a CDS encoding ABC transporter permease produces the protein MSASGTYVRLCAVFGIAVATLHRSPGRTILSIFAVTLAVLSVTLLASLGVGVVAMGEDGLDSADRDIWISSDPVDPSASGTENPIVGSHELSVELSQRDDVRAAAPIAMHEVYLGTDPEDLERQPAVGVQSTHDGFGFEEGGGFDTYTEVYENGRASEPTAEEIVLDPVVAESHDVEVGDTVYVGTSRETADDNVFTVVGTSEYYSQFLGSETVTIPLGDLQAIAGTTGTDRATFVTAALEDDADSDAVAADLSEAHPEYDIRTSDEQVGAFLEERPLVLASGVTLVGLAVVGGLVLTTNLFALVTAQQRDELAALRALGLSRRLLAGTVGAQGALVGLVGGLVGLALTPLVARALNHVSRSVIGFEDVLRTPPEVYAIGLALAFVVGSFVAVVTGWRAGRYARIEHLEE, from the coding sequence ATGAGTGCAAGCGGCACCTACGTCAGACTCTGTGCCGTTTTCGGGATCGCCGTCGCGACGCTACACCGCTCGCCCGGCCGAACGATCCTCTCGATCTTCGCAGTGACGCTCGCGGTCCTCTCGGTGACGTTGCTCGCGAGTCTCGGCGTCGGCGTCGTAGCGATGGGCGAAGACGGCCTCGACAGCGCCGACCGGGACATCTGGATCTCGAGCGATCCAGTCGACCCCTCAGCCAGCGGAACCGAGAACCCCATCGTCGGCTCCCATGAGCTATCGGTGGAACTCTCCCAACGCGACGACGTCCGCGCGGCCGCGCCGATCGCCATGCACGAAGTTTACCTGGGGACCGATCCCGAGGATCTCGAACGCCAGCCCGCGGTCGGCGTCCAGTCGACTCACGACGGGTTCGGCTTCGAGGAAGGCGGTGGATTCGACACTTACACCGAGGTCTACGAGAACGGCCGTGCTAGCGAGCCGACCGCCGAGGAAATCGTTCTCGATCCGGTGGTCGCCGAGTCACACGACGTCGAGGTCGGCGACACGGTATACGTCGGAACGAGCCGGGAGACGGCCGACGACAACGTGTTCACCGTCGTTGGTACGTCTGAGTACTACTCACAGTTTCTGGGTTCGGAGACGGTGACGATCCCGCTCGGGGACCTACAGGCGATCGCCGGCACTACCGGCACCGACCGGGCGACGTTCGTCACGGCCGCTCTCGAGGACGACGCCGATTCCGACGCCGTCGCGGCTGACCTCAGCGAAGCGCACCCAGAGTACGATATCCGAACCAGCGACGAACAGGTCGGTGCGTTTCTCGAGGAACGCCCGCTCGTGCTCGCAAGCGGCGTGACGCTGGTCGGCCTCGCCGTCGTCGGCGGTCTCGTCCTCACCACCAACCTGTTCGCGCTCGTGACCGCACAACAACGTGATGAACTGGCCGCGCTCAGGGCGCTCGGGCTCTCCCGGCGACTCCTCGCCGGGACGGTCGGCGCACAGGGGGCGCTCGTCGGGCTCGTGGGCGGCCTCGTCGGACTCGCCCTGACGCCGCTCGTCGCCCGGGCGCTCAACCACGTCTCCCGCTCGGTCATCGGCTTCGAGGACGTCCTCCGGACGCCACCGGAGGTGTACGCGATCGGGCTCGCTCTCGCGTTCGTCGTCGGCTCGTTCGTCGCGGTCGTCACCGGCTGGCGGGCCGGCCGCTACGCGCGCATCGAACACCTAGAGGAGTGA
- the dph2 gene encoding diphthamide biosynthesis enzyme Dph2: protein MSQESGYTEGDLRNTGMNLKHDREWDYELERIVDAVDERDASKVGLQFPEGLKRRGPAVADDLRELVDDDVTFMLSGQPCYGACDLDTYLMKRTDVFVHFGHSPMKNTDKVIYVPLFSNVEVSPIMEEALDTLESPEETPDVGLVTTAQHMNRYEEMREFLEDRGYEVHSRRGDDRLTHEGQVLGCNYASADVPADQVLYVGGGKFHPLGLAMEHPDKHVVIADPVNNVVTVADTEKFLKQRFGAVHRAMDAEKWGVIFCTKIGQGRWDEAQQILADNDNAYLITMDEVTPDRLRNFDMDAFVNTGCPRITTDDGPQFHKPMLTPGEYEIAVGNEPLENLSFDTFHGTW from the coding sequence ATGAGTCAGGAGTCGGGGTACACCGAAGGAGACCTCCGGAATACGGGGATGAACCTCAAACACGATCGCGAGTGGGACTACGAACTCGAGCGCATCGTCGACGCGGTCGACGAGCGAGATGCCAGCAAGGTCGGCTTGCAGTTCCCCGAAGGACTCAAACGCCGCGGTCCGGCCGTCGCCGACGACCTCCGTGAACTGGTCGACGACGACGTGACGTTCATGCTCTCGGGTCAGCCCTGCTACGGTGCCTGTGACCTCGATACCTATTTGATGAAACGTACCGACGTCTTCGTCCACTTCGGTCATTCGCCGATGAAGAACACGGACAAGGTGATCTACGTCCCGCTGTTCTCGAACGTCGAAGTGTCGCCGATCATGGAGGAGGCACTCGACACGCTCGAGTCGCCCGAGGAGACGCCTGACGTCGGTCTCGTGACGACGGCTCAGCACATGAACCGGTACGAAGAGATGCGCGAGTTCCTCGAAGATCGGGGCTACGAGGTCCATAGCCGCCGCGGTGACGATCGGCTCACCCACGAAGGACAGGTGCTTGGCTGTAACTACGCGAGTGCGGACGTCCCCGCCGACCAGGTACTCTACGTCGGTGGCGGCAAGTTCCACCCGCTTGGGCTGGCCATGGAACACCCCGACAAGCACGTCGTCATCGCCGATCCCGTCAACAACGTCGTCACCGTCGCCGACACGGAGAAGTTCCTGAAACAGCGTTTCGGCGCCGTCCACCGCGCGATGGACGCCGAGAAGTGGGGTGTCATCTTCTGTACCAAGATCGGCCAGGGGCGCTGGGACGAGGCACAGCAGATCCTCGCCGACAACGACAACGCCTACCTCATCACGATGGACGAGGTCACCCCCGATCGGTTGCGGAACTTCGACATGGACGCATTCGTCAACACCGGCTGTCCCCGCATCACGACCGACGACGGCCCGCAGTTCCACAAGCCGATGCTCACTCCCGGCGAGTACGAGATCGCGGTCGGCAACGAGCCCCTCGAAAACCTCTCGTTCGACACCTTCCACGGCACCTGGTAA
- a CDS encoding METTL5 family protein, with the protein MAAPSRRTLARTLESLADFPDPSPDLEQYLTPPDLAAHVAHLAHLHGDLEHRVIDLGTGTGMLAIGAALAGAEFVVGVDVDRDALAVARENERRVAAGTTVEWVHGDVTRHSFSRTDATVVSNPPFGAQRGNRHADRAFLETARELASVSYTIHNEGSQEFVESFAADEGGEVTHAFRAPFPIERRFSFHTEAEATVDAEVFRIEWR; encoded by the coding sequence ATGGCCGCCCCATCACGACGAACGCTCGCCCGAACCCTCGAGTCACTCGCGGACTTTCCCGACCCCTCACCCGACCTCGAGCAGTATCTCACGCCACCCGACCTTGCCGCCCACGTCGCTCACCTCGCCCACCTGCACGGCGACCTCGAGCATCGAGTGATCGACCTCGGCACGGGGACGGGAATGCTGGCGATCGGTGCCGCCCTGGCCGGTGCAGAGTTCGTCGTTGGCGTCGACGTCGACCGCGATGCACTCGCCGTTGCTCGTGAGAACGAGCGTCGGGTCGCGGCGGGAACGACGGTCGAGTGGGTTCACGGCGACGTCACACGCCACTCCTTCTCACGTACGGACGCGACCGTCGTCTCGAACCCACCCTTTGGCGCACAACGCGGCAACCGCCATGCCGATCGTGCGTTCCTCGAGACGGCACGCGAACTCGCGTCGGTTTCGTATACGATCCACAACGAGGGGAGCCAGGAGTTCGTCGAGTCGTTTGCGGCCGACGAGGGCGGCGAGGTGACCCACGCGTTCCGGGCACCGTTTCCCATCGAGCGACGGTTTTCGTTTCACACCGAAGCCGAAGCGACGGTGGACGCCGAAGTGTTCCGGATCGAGTGGCGGTAA
- a CDS encoding DUF7344 domain-containing protein — protein sequence MTTPDAAGRPPTDRDRCFEVLSNTSCRTLARLVVAESPAGIEKHELASRFAAVTNDIEPDSVTDDQIQRALLECHHRGVPALVDAGLVTVDDETVRATDHWAYDDPGFSAPITGRTNHSAEELDVLFEALADARRRAALSILTKRYRPTTVRSLAHEVASLESGVAHQEDAKTHVERVQTALTHVHVPILSTAGLVEYDADADRVSFAGHPVLDVAWLEPDSSSGDSNAGAVSFLSKPSDV from the coding sequence ATGACTACTCCAGACGCAGCCGGCCGACCACCCACCGATCGCGACCGCTGCTTCGAGGTGCTCTCGAACACCTCCTGTCGAACCCTCGCTCGACTCGTCGTCGCCGAGTCGCCCGCGGGCATCGAGAAACACGAGCTTGCGTCGCGATTTGCGGCAGTAACGAACGATATCGAGCCCGACAGCGTGACGGACGACCAGATCCAGCGTGCGCTCCTCGAGTGTCACCACCGCGGAGTACCGGCTCTGGTCGACGCGGGGCTCGTGACCGTCGACGACGAGACGGTCCGCGCGACGGACCACTGGGCGTACGACGATCCCGGATTCTCGGCTCCGATCACCGGCCGAACGAACCACTCGGCCGAGGAACTCGACGTGCTGTTCGAGGCGCTCGCCGATGCCCGACGTCGCGCGGCGCTCTCGATACTCACCAAGCGGTACCGGCCGACGACAGTGCGGAGTCTGGCCCACGAAGTGGCGTCGCTCGAGTCGGGTGTGGCCCACCAAGAGGACGCGAAAACGCACGTCGAACGCGTCCAAACCGCACTCACACACGTCCACGTCCCCATCCTCTCGACAGCTGGACTCGTCGAGTACGACGCCGACGCGGATCGTGTCTCGTTCGCTGGACACCCCGTTCTCGACGTCGCCTGGCTCGAGCCCGACTCCTCGAGCGGGGACTCGAATGCTGGCGCCGTGTCGTTCCTGTCGAAGCCTTCAGACGTGTGA
- a CDS encoding zf-TFIIB domain-containing protein: protein MNECPRCQSPLEMLTFGETSTVACSHCGYADIPVEHERDVEQPESWQDAFNRFYDHQARRTEETTG, encoded by the coding sequence ATGAACGAGTGTCCTCGCTGTCAGAGTCCACTCGAGATGCTCACCTTCGGTGAGACGTCAACCGTCGCGTGTTCACACTGTGGCTATGCAGACATTCCGGTCGAACACGAACGGGACGTCGAGCAGCCGGAGTCCTGGCAGGACGCGTTCAACCGATTTTACGACCACCAGGCTCGTCGGACCGAAGAGACGACAGGGTAA